The DNA sequence TGAATTGTTTTGGTGGTTTTTGAAGATGGGTTTTGTTGGTGATGGAGAAAGATTGGATCTTGGACATAAAAGACTCAAAGTGAATGATCTTGATTCTGTGTTTAGTTCCGAAAGTAAAGGTAATTGCTTTATAATTTTTTAGTTTTTTGGTAAGGTTGAACTGTTGAAATGTGTTGTTAATTGTGCAGTCATGTTTGGTATGTTTTGATGTTTGATGATTAGGAATTTGACAAGTAATTTACATCCGGACGTGGCAATTTCGGGTTTTGAGTCGTGTTTGTAGACGTTGGAATGGGTATAAAATGTAATTCgatgaaaaataattatttgtcTTAAGGTTTCAGTGCTTTATAAGAATCATAATTATGTAGATATCTGTGTTGGGTTTTAGGCTTTTAGCCTCACACACCTTGCTTACAACAAGTTATCCGATTCGATCATATGAGGGTTCATTTTGTTTATGAACAATTTTCTTAGTTATAATGAAAGTGTAATTTTTTCCTAACCAAATATTTCTTCTGGACTGTGATTCAGTGTTTAGGACATGTGGTTTATCTGCTGAATTAGTGATATTAGTTTTTATGTGATTATCATGGTTTGCAATAAATGCAACAGGGATTGTCCCCCATTATACGAAATTTTGGATGAATGGACATGCTGCTGATAGCTACTATGCTGCTCAGAAAGAAATGTTTCGAGTTAATAGAGAAACAATAACCATTAATTCTGATGTTACTCAATTGGTAGAAAGGAAGAAGCGTGCTGACTGTGCAGCACTTGATCTTAATGCCTCAGTTGATTTGACTAGTGGTAGTAATGTAGAATGTGATGATGACAAGAATAATCTGACCTCAAATTCTGATAGGAAAATTGAAAAGTCAAAAGGCTTTGGCTTTGATCTAAATGTGGAGGTTGTTTCAAGTTCTGATAACCATGATCCAGTCTGTCCTGATAAACATATCGAGCAGTTAAAACTGAGAGATGATTTGGAGTGTGGGAGCACGTGTAGTCCATTGGAGGATAAAAATCCCACGAGGGTATGGAGAGAGATGAAGCAAAATGGTTTCATGTCATCTTCTCATGGAGGAATACCAATTCCAAAACGACGTGGTAGGAAATCTAAAGCTGACGTGCTCAAGAAAAAGATGGAAATTGCCAGGAGGGAACAGGTTGATAGGTTCGCAACGATTGCTGCTCCTAGTGGACTGCTCAATGGATTAAACCCTGGGATTATTAACCATGTAAGAAACAGTAAGCAGGTTCATTCTATAATAGAGGCTCTAGTAAGGTCTGAAAAACGTGACAGTTTCCATAATGTAAACAACGTAGAGAAAATCCGAACGaagacagaaagaattgaatCAAGTGATGACAGCAGAAACCTGAACATTTTAGAAATAGAAGATCATAATCTTTGTCAAGAAAATGGTTTGCTAAATAATGCATCAACAATCAGACAGACAAGTCACTGGGCAGTACAAGACTACAATGCCTTAAGCATGGTACTGAACGACATCTCTGATTGAACTAATTCTTACTCATGTTTCAGTCTAAATTATCACAATATAAACTTTCCCTACAGTTTTATCATCTGCTACTAATTTGTTGCAGAATACAAGTGCTCTGTGTGATGAAGAATCAACAGACTTATCAAGCATGTCTACTTTATCTTTCAAAGGTTTGTGTATACCATGTAACCCTTTTATTTTGTATATATCCGTACTAGGTTTATGTTGCTTGATGCCTGAATGAATATAGTCAAATTATTGTAATTAGTTTTTTTTACAGTTTGACATCAAAACTTATAATAAAGTAAACAGTATAGAAGTGTCGTGAAGTTAACATGTGGACAATCAATGGAAAATGGAGGCACTTAACTATGAAGTTGAGCAGTAGAAGCATTATATAATTGATTCCACAATTATGCTTCGCGTTGAAAATAAAAAGACCACTTCCACAAAGTTTAGATCTATCAAACTATCAATGACTATTGAGAAGCATCAGATCGGTTATCTCTTCGATAACCAATATTTTTCCATCATTTTAATATAGATTGACCAATACACAACTTCTATGAAAGTTAAGAGATACCTTGCCCTATTTGTACTTCGCATGTGGTAAAGGTTAGATTGTAAGCTGACAATTTTTTTTGGATCCACAGCTGCTAATGTAGCGTCTCAGTGGTTAGAGCTTCTTCAACATGACATCAATGGTCGCCTTGGAGGTATGCTCAGCATAAAACACTTGTATTTTATTAAGGGTAGACAGTTATCTTGTCAAAATTGTCTGATGTGCTCTAATAATCTTGCAGCATTAAGACGTAGTAAGAAAAGAGTTCGATCTGTTATTCAAACGGATCTGCCTCTTCTTATATCTAGAGAATTTTCTCATAATCAGCAGAATGATCCTTACACTACAAAGAATTCCGCCCCTAGTTCTTCAGTAAATGCAACAGGAAGCCTGCAGGCCCTGCACAATGCTAGATGGAGCACACTATTTAATCAGATGGAAAATGCACTTTCCGATGAAGAGAGACAACTGGTAAGTCGTTTGGAAATTATTCCGTCTCTGTAAATTCAAGTACATATTTGTTTTCAATGACCTGTTCAGATTAATCCCAAGTCAACCAGCAAAGTTATCAGAAACAGGCAAATATGTAACTTGGGTACCATTAATGTAATGTATCTACTAAGCGTCATGAGTAAGGTTGTTATAACTTGTGATCTGGCGGTGAATCAAAATGTATGGACCAACTTCATCCTAGCAGTTCTTGTAAATCTTTTGTTTTGTGTATTTCATTTTAATACGAAACTTACAATTGTTAAAATCTAAGCAAAAAGACATGGGATCATTGGCTTCTGATGCTTGATTTTTCATCCTTGGCCTATTCATTTGACACATGTTTGTGTTCTAAGTCTAAAATTATTTCCTTTAAGTCTTATTTGCTTTTCGAGCACTTCTTTTGGTTGGCCTGCAGTATATTCTGCCTATATACACACAATGTCTAATTACTACAGTtgatttcttgaaaattaactACTGTTACCTGGTAGTTCACACATCCTTTAACTTCTTCTCAAGAATGGAGAACCTAACTTGTATGCTTTCTACATTATTATAATTTAGGAAAATTGGTTAAACCAAGTAAAGGAGATGCAGAAGCAGTGTGACTGTGGCCTTTCACAATGTACTGGAAAACCTGGTGTGCAGCAACTAGGGACATCGGACACAGAATACAGGTAAATTTCAATATTCTTTGAAGGAACAATCTATTGTATTAATTGCATCTAAGGCTTGCAAGAAAAATGTGAATAGCGACATTCTCTCATCTTTGTAAAGCAAAATAACCATAATAACACACACACATGGTTTAAATCACAAAATGGCAAATCCGAAGAAGCTGGCTCATCCCACTCAATGCCTTTTAAAATGGATTCACAAGTGAAACACGATTTTCCATTTTGAGTAGTTAACCATGTTATTATGTGTTACcattctttctttctttctttctttctttctttcttgtTCTTTCTAAATCTATAAGGGTCACACTCATGTTTT is a window from the Apium graveolens cultivar Ventura chromosome 1, ASM990537v1, whole genome shotgun sequence genome containing:
- the LOC141660645 gene encoding uncharacterized protein LOC141660645; protein product: MDCNSDKSFVLSGSESKMGFVGDGERLDLGHKRLKVNDLDSVFSSESKGIVPHYTKFWMNGHAADSYYAAQKEMFRVNRETITINSDVTQLVERKKRADCAALDLNASVDLTSGSNVECDDDKNNLTSNSDRKIEKSKGFGFDLNVEVVSSSDNHDPVCPDKHIEQLKLRDDLECGSTCSPLEDKNPTRVWREMKQNGFMSSSHGGIPIPKRRGRKSKADVLKKKMEIARREQVDRFATIAAPSGLLNGLNPGIINHVRNSKQVHSIIEALVRSEKRDSFHNVNNVEKIRTKTERIESSDDSRNLNILEIEDHNLCQENGLLNNASTIRQTSHWAVQDYNALSMNTSALCDEESTDLSSMSTLSFKAANVASQWLELLQHDINGRLGALRRSKKRVRSVIQTDLPLLISREFSHNQQNDPYTTKNSAPSSSVNATGSLQALHNARWSTLFNQMENALSDEERQLENWLNQVKEMQKQCDCGLSQCTGKPGVQQLGTSDTEYRIDNSNDYDRVLAVRAAAAAFYSTCNISQSDGNLPCF